A stretch of Lathyrus oleraceus cultivar Zhongwan6 chromosome 6, CAAS_Psat_ZW6_1.0, whole genome shotgun sequence DNA encodes these proteins:
- the LOC127092829 gene encoding probable pectate lyase 4 — MGNAHRHHLKHRFPLPQNTVPTPPHKYGTSHPPHNLPNQNQGGSNSNINMISLPYANADTTLRSLAAQAEGYGRFAIGGLHGSLYHVTSLLDDGPGSLREACRQKEPLWIVFEVSGTIHLSSYLSVSSYKTVDGRGQKIKLTGKGIKLKQCEHVIICNLEVEGGRGHDVDAIQIKPNSKHIWIDRCTLSDCEDGLIDITRGSTEITISRCHFHNHDKTILIGSDPSHVDDRCIKVTIHHCFFNGTRQRHPRVRFAKVHLYNNYSRNWGIYAVCASVESQIFSQHNIYEAGQKKVAFKYLHEKAADKDAEATGHIISEGDIFLNGAQPGLMTGNVGVKVFHPSEHYLAWTVETPTDDLKQVLQHCTGWQSVTRPADQTICAE; from the exons ATGGGTAACGCACACCGACATCACCTCAAACACCGTTTTCCCCTACCTCAAAACACGGTTCCTACTCCTCCACATAAATACGGTACCTCTCATCCTCCTCACAATCTACCAAACCAAAACCAAGGTGGTTCCAATTCCAACATCAACATGATCTCTTTACCTTACGCCAACGCCGACACCACTCTCCGTTCTCTCGCCGCACAAGCTGAAGGCTACGGCCGTTTCGCAATCGGTGGACTTCATGGTTCTCTTTACCACGTCACATCACTCTTAG ATGATGGGCCAGGATCATTGCGTGAGGCTTGTCGCCAAAAGGAACCTTTGTGGATTGTGTTTGAGGTTTCGGGTACGATTCATCTTTCGTCTTACTTGAGTGTGTCATCTTACAAGACCGTTGATGGGAGGGGGCAAAAGATTAAGCTGACTGGAAAGGGTATTAAGCTGAAGCAATGTGAACATGTAATCATTTGTAATTTGGAGGTTGAAGGAGGTAGAGGGCATGATGTTGATGCTATTCAGATCAAACCTAATTCTAAACATATATGGATAGATCGTTGCACTTTGAGTGATTGTGAAGATGGGCTCATAGATATCACTCGAGGAAGCACTGAAATTACTATTTCAAG GTGTCATTTTCATAATCATGACAAAACAATACTCATTGGATCAGATCCCTCGCATGTTGACGATAGATGCATAAAGGTCACCATACACCACTGTTTTTTCAACGGTACTCGACAGAGGCATCCTCGTGTTAGGTTTGCAAAAGTACATCTGTACAATAACTACAGCAGAAACTGGGGCATATATGCTGTTTGTGCAAGTGTGGAATCCCAG ATATTCTCTCAACATAATATCTACGAAGCAGGCCAGAAGAAGGTTGCTTTTAAGTATCTTCATGAGAAG GCAGCAGACAAGGACGCGGAAGCAACTGGTCACATAATCTCTGAAGGAGACATATTTTTAAATGGTGCTCAACCAGGGTTGATGACGGGGAACGTCGGGGTTAAAGTATTTCATCCGAGTGAACACTATCTCGCATGGACGGTGGAAACTCCAACAGATGATCTAAAGCAAGTTCTTCAACACTGCACTGGATGGCAATCTGTTACGCGGCCAGCGGACCAAACCATTTGCGCAGAATAG